The genomic interval GGCTGCCGATCAGGGCCAGGTACTCAGCGGAGCGCGGGCACGAGCGCAGGGCGAGCCAGGCCAGCGGTGGCACCACCAGAGCCCAGGGGAGGGCGGCGCTCAGGCGGCCGAGCTCGTAGGCTCGTCGGGCGCGGCGATACATAGCGTCTTCAGGCTTCATGGCGCAATCTCCAGGCCTCGCGCAGGCGGCGACGGGCGCGCTCCAGGCGTTTGCGAAAGGTGGCCGAGGCGACATCGGAGGGGCGTCGGTCGTGCAATGAGGCGACGATCGTCTCGATGTCGCGGGTCGGCAAGCCGGCGAGCACGTCCTGGGCGGCCTGGGCCAGGTCACGCTCGATCACGTCGTCCTCCACCAGCGGTCGTCGCGCGCCGCCCCTGTCGTCGCCCCAGCGCTGCAAGGCGCGGTCGCGGCGCTGGAGCGAGCGTCGCCGGGTGCGGCATTCGTTGGCCACGATGCCGAATACCCACGACAGGGCGTCGCGCTTCGGATCGAACCTGGAAGCCTTGGAGAGGACCGTCAGAAGAGCCTGTTGGGCGGCGTCGTTCGCCTCGTCACG from Acidobacteriota bacterium carries:
- a CDS encoding sigma factor; protein product: RDEANDAAQQALLTVLSKASRFDPKRDALSWVFGIVANECRTRRRSLQRRDRALQRWGDDRGGARRPLVEDDVIERDLAQAAQDVLAGLPTRDIETIVASLHDRRPSDVASATFRKRLERARRRLREAWRLRHEA